A window of Candidatus Omnitrophota bacterium contains these coding sequences:
- the rpmJ gene encoding 50S ribosomal protein L36 — MKVRSSVRKICSKCKIIRRKGIIRVICKEPKHKQRQG; from the coding sequence ATGAAAGTCAGATCAAGTGTCAGAAAAATATGCTCTAAATGCAAAATAATTAGAAGAAAAGGCATCATCAGGGTCATATGCAAGGAGCCCAAGCATAAACAGAGGCAGGGATAG